The genomic segment CGGCCAGGCTCATGATGAAGGCGTCTTCGTCGCTGACATCGACTACCAACGCCGGGATGTGGGTTTCGCCCAGGACGCGGAAGGCGTTCAGACGCCCCTCGCCACAGACCAGCAGGTATTTGGGATGTCCATCATCGCCCGCGCGTTCGGTGACGGTGATGGGCTTCTTCAGGCCGATCGTTTTGATGTTCTCGACGATCTCCTCGAAGATTTTCATATTGCGTTCGCGGGAGTTGAGGATTTCAACCCGCGCGATGGGGATCAGGGTGACGGTTTCGGGGGTGCCGGTCAGCATGGGGGCCTCCGTTTGAGTGGGTGCGTTGGCGTGGTTGTCATGGGGCTTCCTTTCTTGGGATGGTTGGGTGGATGGGTCAGCGGCGTCGGATTCGTCAGATGCGCCGCTGCAGGCGCTCCCGCTCGGACATGCCGTAGAAGAAGGTCAGGTCGTCGAAACGAAAGCATTCGAAGTCGGCGCTGTTTTTGTTGCTGACGCGGATTTCCTGCTCGGGCAGGTCGAGCCGGGGCAGCAGGTAGTAGTCGAGCTCCTGGGTGTTGGCGGGATCGAGCCGGATGGCCACCGTGATGTCGGGGTGGCCGGTATCAAAGAGCCGCGCCGGATCGAATCGGATGCGCCAGCGCAGATGGCCCGTTGGGGTGGTTTGGCAGCGGGCCAGCACCAGGCTGATGACCAGCTCGTCGTTGAGGGTCAAGAGATCGGTCTTGGGATCACGCCGGATGTGGCCGCCCAGCTCGGCAATGGTGTGCTCGGTGCGGGCGATGATTTCTGGGTGGAGCTGGCGCAGGCGGCGGTTGATTTCCAGGTGCTCGGTGCCGCCCGGTGGGCGGTAGCCAATCAGCTCGTAGGCGCGGATGAGGCTGCCAAAGCGCGAGGTGTACAGACTGGCCGAGGGGCCGTTGGCCACCTGGTCGATGATGAAACCCGACAGGCGACCGCACTCGGCGTAGAGCGCCTTGAGGTGGTTGAGCAATTCCTCGTCCGTCAGCCGTTTGCTGCGCTCGGTCAGCACCTCCTGGGCGGCCAGAAAGGTGTCCAGCGGCACGATGCCTTCGAATGCGCCCTCCTTGCGGATCCACATCTCGGGCGGGTTATCGACGTGCTTTTTCTTGAGCTTGAAGGAGTGGCGGTTGTAGACGTTGTTGCCGATGTACTTCTCATTGGTCAGCACCTGACGCACCGTGCTGTAGGTCCAAGGGCAATCACGATCGGTGTAGATGGGGGTGTCGTTGAGGCGCTGGGCGATTTCAGACAGTGGCAAGTCGTCATCGACCAGCCAGCGGTAGATCTGGTTGACCGTGGCCACTTCCTGCGCCGGGCCCGGCACCAGGATCACCCGGTCGGTTTGCAGGCTTTTGTGCTCGCCGGGTTTCAAGGTGGCCTTGATGGCACCACTCTGATCAATCAGCACCCGGCGTAGGCCAAAGCCGGCCGGGCCGCCCTGGCGAAAGCCCAGTTCGATCAGGCGGCATTGGCCGGCGAAGACCTTGGCCGAGAGTTCGCGGCTGTATTCGCCGGCCATGGCGCGCTTGACACCCTTGACGATGGTGGAGACGGGCGAGCCATCGTTTTCAAACTGCTCGGCGACGTAGGCGACGCTGATGCCCTGGCGTTTGCAGATGTATTCGTAATAGGCCGATTCGTCCGCGTCCTGAAACCGGCCCCAGCGGCTGACGTCGTAGACCAGGATCAGGTTGAAATCGGTGTTGCCCGATTCGACATCGGCAATCAGCTTTTGCAAGGAGGCGCGGCCACCGATGGACAAGCCGCTTTTGCCGTCGTCGGCATAGGTGCGCACGATCTCGATGCCCCGCTTGTCGGCGTACTCACGGATCTTGTCGGCCTGGTTGAGAGTGGAGTACTGCTGGTGTTCGGTGGACATGCGCACGTACTGGGCGGCGCGAAAGGCTCTGGTCTCGGGGTGGGGGGCGGTCGGGGTGTCAGTCAATGCCATGATCGGTTCGTCTTATTTGTGTGGGGCCATGTTGGCTTCGAAGGCCAAGCCGTATCAAGCTCATGTGGCGCTTACCGTCGAGATAAAGTGGCGCAGGCCGCTGAAGTGCGGTCATCCATCACCCCACTTTGCGCAGACTGGCTGCGTCGAGGGTCATGGCCACGGGTTTGCTCAAGAGATCGAGCAGCACCATGGCGCGACCCTCGGCATCGTTCATCTGGTAGATCACCTCCAGCCCGGCAAAGGCGCCTTCGGTGATACGCACGCTGTCGCCATGGGCAAACAAGGTGGTCGGGGTGCCCTGCTGTGCGATTTCGCGTTCGCGCAGGGTAGCGATCAGGGCGTCATCGACCCGCGCGGGTCGGCTGCCGAAGCACACCAACTCGCTAACACCGACGGTGGAGCGGATCGGGCTCCAGCTCTGGCCTTGGCCTGATGTATCGAGCCGCACGAACAGGTAGCGCGCGAACATCGGTTCTTGTACGACGGTCGGTTTGCGGCGGACGAGTTTTTCTGCCGCGAACATCGGCAAGTAGGATTCGTAGCCCTGACGAGCCAGGTTGGTCAGTGCCACCGATTCCTGCCGGGGTTTGCTGCGTACCAGGAACCAGGCCGATGTGTTGGGCGAGGAACCGCTGATGGGTGTTGGTGGGGTCACAGCGGTCGCGACGGTTACTGCCGCCGTCGGCACCGGTACCAGCTTGGCTGAAATCGAAGGCGGTAGTGGCTTTGGTTTCGGCCCCGACGCTGGAGCGGGCAACCCATCGGTTGGTGGCGGCGAACGCAGCAACTGCGCCATGGCGCGGATCAGCGGCAGCGGCCTTGCCGTGGCCAGCACCTGCTCGACCAGGGCCAGCATCTCGCGGCGCTCGTACGCCGCAATGTCTTCGACCTGGTAGCCGACCTGCAGGCCGGTCTGGGTGATGGCCAGGCCTTCGTCGGCATCGCGCAGTTTGTAGAGCGCCTGTACGGGCAAGCCGAGACGCTCAGCGGCTTGTGGCGAGGTTAGCAGGCGCGGGGCCATGGGGCGTGGGGCAAGGTGAACATGCCTCCATGAAGGCGCTGTTCGCGAGCAAAGCCAAGGCCATCTGGCGGGTGTTGTGCAGATTTCTGGCGCACAAACGACAAAAGACCCCGCCTTCACCAGCCACCCAAGAGGGAAGCCAATAAAGACGGGGTCTATGGTTTGCTGTAGTTACGTTTGCTGCAGCCGCTGGCGTAGCCTACCTGGGCACGCCGCGCCACTTGTCGAAACTTCGCGCGCCGGTGTAGCCGAGGTAGCCTGCACCAAAGAGCCACCACAAGCTCTCGGGCACGGCGTTGAGCAGCTTGGACAGGTTTTCGGCGGCCTGGAACACCTCAGCGGGCCACCAGATGCCGATGATGCTGCCGATCACCGACAGCAGGATCACGCCGTAGATCACGTACAGGAAGGTCGGGCGCGCCCGGCTGGTCCACGGGTCGGCTGAATTGGCTTCCGCCAGTATGGCCGAGAGGCTCACCTGCATTTCCTGCAAGGCCTGCTGACCTTCAGCTTGAAACAAGGCGAGCTTGGCCTGCTCGCGCTGGGCCGGATCGGGAATCAGGCGGTCGATCAGTTTGGCGCCAGCTTCGAAGAGGCCGGGGGCGAGCGTTGTGAAGATCGGGCTCATTGCGGGCCTCCGAACAGTTTGATTTTGACGATGGTGCCGGCGAACAACGCCAGCACGAGACCCGTGACCAGCATCTTAACCAGCGTGA from the Ferrovum sp. JA12 genome contains:
- a CDS encoding recombinase family protein; protein product: MALTDTPTAPHPETRAFRAAQYVRMSTEHQQYSTLNQADKIREYADKRGIEIVRTYADDGKSGLSIGGRASLQKLIADVESGNTDFNLILVYDVSRWGRFQDADESAYYEYICKRQGISVAYVAEQFENDGSPVSTIVKGVKRAMAGEYSRELSAKVFAGQCRLIELGFRQGGPAGFGLRRVLIDQSGAIKATLKPGEHKSLQTDRVILVPGPAQEVATVNQIYRWLVDDDLPLSEIAQRLNDTPIYTDRDCPWTYSTVRQVLTNEKYIGNNVYNRHSFKLKKKHVDNPPEMWIRKEGAFEGIVPLDTFLAAQEVLTERSKRLTDEELLNHLKALYAECGRLSGFIIDQVANGPSASLYTSRFGSLIRAYELIGYRPPGGTEHLEINRRLRQLHPEIIARTEHTIAELGGHIRRDPKTDLLTLNDELVISLVLARCQTTPTGHLRWRIRFDPARLFDTGHPDITVAIRLDPANTQELDYYLLPRLDLPEQEIRVSNKNSADFECFRFDDLTFFYGMSERERLQRRI
- the rfaH gene encoding transcription/translation regulatory transformer protein RfaH, translated to MPVQALYKLRDADEGLAITQTGLQVGYQVEDIAAYERREMLALVEQVLATARPLPLIRAMAQLLRSPPPTDGLPAPASGPKPKPLPPSISAKLVPVPTAAVTVATAVTPPTPISGSSPNTSAWFLVRSKPRQESVALTNLARQGYESYLPMFAAEKLVRRKPTVVQEPMFARYLFVRLDTSGQGQSWSPIRSTVGVSELVCFGSRPARVDDALIATLREREIAQQGTPTTLFAHGDSVRITEGAFAGLEVIYQMNDAEGRAMVLLDLLSKPVAMTLDAASLRKVG
- a CDS encoding holin family protein, which produces MSPIFTTLAPGLFEAGAKLIDRLIPDPAQREQAKLALFQAEGQQALQEMQVSLSAILAEANSADPWTSRARPTFLYVIYGVILLSVIGSIIGIWWPAEVFQAAENLSKLLNAVPESLWWLFGAGYLGYTGARSFDKWRGVPR